Proteins co-encoded in one Armatimonadota bacterium genomic window:
- a CDS encoding UDP-glucose/GDP-mannose dehydrogenase family protein, with protein sequence MSVCVIGGLGYVGLVTSAGLAELGHEVAVVDADRERLALVRQGCLPFHEAGLRELLDAHLASGRLRLADSVAEGVRGARMVFIAVATPPRYDGEADLSQVIAAAEELAGVLQHRVTIVIKSTVPLGTHQVLRRILERHALVEGRDYDLVMLPEFLREGNAVYDFFHPTRIVVGGSDPEARRQVRELFVRLEAPVLETTFEHAVLIKYASNAFLAMRISFVNELANLCDAAGADVFEVLRGMSYDPRIGSTYLSPGIGFGGPCLEKDIVSLIRIAEGTGYEPAFFRAIMEKNHHQVRQTVRKALDLLDGDAYARPVAVLGLAFKPGTSDVRNSLAVRIIDRLERRGARIRAYDPVANGEVRGILPTVALYDDAYAAAAGADLVVILTAWEEFRQLDLVRLRRVVARPRILDGVNVLDPGKAREAGFVYRGMGRR encoded by the coding sequence GTGAGTGTCTGCGTCATTGGCGGGTTGGGCTACGTCGGGCTCGTGACCAGCGCGGGGCTTGCCGAGTTAGGGCACGAGGTAGCCGTCGTGGACGCTGACCGCGAGCGACTGGCGTTGGTGCGGCAGGGATGCCTGCCGTTTCACGAGGCGGGGTTGCGCGAGCTGCTGGACGCGCACCTGGCATCCGGTCGGTTGCGCCTGGCGGATAGCGTGGCTGAGGGTGTTCGCGGCGCGCGCATGGTGTTCATCGCGGTGGCGACGCCACCTCGCTACGACGGGGAGGCCGACCTTTCCCAGGTGATTGCGGCAGCCGAAGAGCTGGCTGGCGTGTTGCAGCATCGAGTGACCATCGTAATCAAGAGCACGGTACCGTTGGGGACACACCAAGTGCTGCGACGTATTCTCGAGCGGCACGCGCTCGTTGAAGGCCGTGACTACGATCTGGTGATGCTGCCCGAGTTCCTGCGCGAGGGGAATGCGGTCTACGACTTCTTCCACCCCACCCGGATCGTCGTCGGCGGAAGTGACCCTGAGGCGCGACGGCAGGTCCGGGAGCTGTTCGTACGCCTGGAGGCCCCGGTGCTCGAGACGACATTCGAGCACGCTGTGCTGATCAAGTACGCCTCTAACGCTTTCCTGGCCATGCGGATTTCGTTTGTCAATGAACTGGCCAACCTCTGCGATGCAGCCGGTGCCGACGTCTTCGAGGTCCTGCGGGGCATGAGCTACGACCCGCGGATCGGAAGTACTTACCTATCGCCCGGGATAGGTTTCGGTGGGCCTTGTCTCGAAAAGGATATTGTGTCACTCATTCGAATCGCAGAGGGCACCGGGTACGAACCGGCGTTCTTTCGGGCGATAATGGAGAAGAACCATCACCAGGTGCGACAGACAGTGCGCAAGGCGCTCGACCTGCTCGATGGCGATGCCTACGCGCGCCCTGTGGCGGTGCTCGGACTGGCGTTCAAGCCCGGCACCAGTGATGTACGTAACTCCCTGGCAGTCCGGATCATCGACCGGCTGGAGCGCCGGGGGGCGAGGATCCGGGCATATGATCCTGTGGCCAACGGGGAGGTGCGCGGCATCCTTCCTACCGTCGCGCTGTACGACGACGCGTACGCTGCTGCCGCGGGCGCCGATCTGGTGGTCATCCTCACCGCGTGGGAGGAGTTTCGCCAACTGGACCTCGTACGATTGCGGCGTGTGGTAGCGCGCCCGCGGATTCTCGACGGTGTCAATGTGCTCGATCCTGGCAAAGCGCGGGAGGCAGGCTTCGTCTATCGCGGGATGGGCCGCCGATAA
- a CDS encoding GDP-mannose 4,6-dehydratase has protein sequence MGRALISGGAGFIGSHLCEALVAAGWHVTALDDLSTGRRANIASLLAHPRFTFVEGDVRMPVAWTGDVIFHLASPASPAAYARARVETLTTNAQGTLRMLELARRTGARLVLASTSEVYGDPEEHPQRETYPGRVDPTGPRSCYDEGKRYAEALVAAAVHEWGIDARIARIFNTYGPRMRPDDGRVVVTFVTALLEGRPLRIFGDGLQTRSLCYIDDMVRGLVRLAEVPGLAGEAINLGNPDERTVLQIAEAVQRVAGRTARLVHLPPQPGDPQRRCPDITKARRLLEWSPEVPLEDGLRRTWQWYEAHVAVS, from the coding sequence GTGGGACGGGCACTCATTTCCGGCGGAGCCGGTTTCATCGGTTCCCACCTGTGCGAGGCGCTGGTGGCTGCGGGATGGCACGTCACCGCCCTGGACGACCTCAGCACCGGACGTCGCGCCAACATCGCCTCGCTCCTGGCACACCCTCGCTTCACCTTTGTTGAAGGCGACGTTCGGATGCCGGTTGCCTGGACCGGCGACGTCATCTTCCATTTGGCGAGTCCGGCCAGTCCCGCGGCCTACGCCCGGGCGCGCGTAGAAACCCTGACCACCAACGCCCAGGGGACCCTGCGAATGCTGGAACTCGCCAGGCGAACCGGCGCTCGCCTAGTCCTGGCGTCGACGTCGGAGGTTTATGGCGACCCGGAGGAACACCCGCAGCGTGAGACCTATCCGGGCCGCGTCGATCCGACCGGTCCCCGGTCCTGCTACGACGAGGGCAAACGCTACGCCGAGGCGCTCGTCGCAGCCGCGGTACACGAGTGGGGTATCGACGCACGGATCGCCCGGATCTTCAACACCTACGGTCCGCGGATGCGCCCGGACGATGGACGTGTGGTCGTCACGTTCGTCACCGCGCTCCTGGAGGGCCGGCCACTGCGCATCTTCGGGGACGGCCTCCAGACCCGGAGTTTGTGCTACATCGACGACATGGTCCGAGGGTTGGTCCGGCTAGCCGAGGTTCCCGGGCTGGCGGGTGAAGCGATCAACTTGGGGAACCCGGACGAGCGCACGGTACTGCAAATCGCCGAGGCGGTGCAGCGTGTGGCAGGGCGCACGGCGCGCCTGGTGCACCTCCCGCCGCAACCGGGCGATCCGCAACGCCGCTGTCCCGACATCACGAAAGCCCGGCGCCTGTTGGAGTGGTCGCCGGAAGTTCCGCTGGAAGACGGCCTCAGGCGTACTTGGCAGTGGTACGAAGCCCACGT
- a CDS encoding transcription termination/antitermination NusG family protein yields MKDQAVSAGRWAVDGAGTGTLVWYAVQVKRHAEARVVRLLAHKAIPTFLPFLEVSRGGGNGRSPRLEPLFPGYLFVGLDNPLIPRMWDAVRWTPGVRRVLGVAEDPVPVPAAVIAAIQERVREHGFVRQRPRFQRGARVTIRSGPLQGLEAVFDRPMSRVGRVRVLLELLGQQRGVEVDQRELESA; encoded by the coding sequence ATGAAGGACCAAGCTGTCTCCGCAGGACGGTGGGCAGTTGACGGAGCCGGCACCGGGACGCTCGTGTGGTACGCCGTCCAGGTGAAGCGTCATGCCGAGGCCCGGGTGGTCCGATTGCTGGCGCACAAGGCAATTCCAACGTTTCTGCCGTTTCTCGAAGTGTCCCGGGGCGGTGGCAACGGCCGGAGCCCACGGCTGGAGCCGTTGTTCCCCGGTTACCTGTTCGTGGGCCTGGACAATCCGTTGATACCCCGCATGTGGGACGCGGTGCGGTGGACCCCAGGGGTACGACGGGTGCTTGGGGTGGCGGAGGATCCCGTTCCTGTGCCGGCCGCAGTGATCGCGGCTATCCAGGAGCGGGTGCGAGAGCACGGGTTCGTGCGTCAGCGGCCCCGCTTTCAGCGGGGGGCTCGAGTGACGATTCGGTCGGGACCGCTACAAGGGCTCGAAGCGGTGTTCGACCGTCCGATGTCCCGTGTCGGTCGCGTGCGGGTGTTGCTGGAGTTACTTGGGCAGCAGCGTGGTGTCGAGGTTGACCAACGAGAGCTCGAGTCGGCCTGA
- a CDS encoding response regulator transcription factor yields MLLADDLALVRQGIRVLLSAVEDVEIVAEAASTEDVIQLVREKVPNVVLMDQDMPSNTLQTTRVIKEAFPQIEVVIMTDRLDDVKALQFIEAGATGYILKDIPVANLAAALRAVCNGRAFFHPEVTRRMMERLLHITREQRSKLRLESEGLTQREMEILIELARGSTDREIAAKFFLAEGTVKTHIRHILRKLGVRNRTQAVAYVLRRGLIQ; encoded by the coding sequence GTGCTGTTGGCGGACGATCTTGCGCTGGTCCGGCAGGGTATTCGCGTTCTCTTGAGTGCCGTGGAGGATGTCGAGATTGTTGCCGAAGCGGCGTCGACTGAAGACGTCATTCAATTGGTTCGCGAGAAGGTACCCAACGTGGTGCTGATGGATCAGGACATGCCAAGCAATACGCTGCAGACCACCAGGGTGATTAAGGAAGCATTTCCACAGATCGAAGTCGTGATCATGACCGATCGTCTCGACGACGTAAAGGCACTTCAATTCATCGAGGCGGGTGCAACAGGGTATATCTTGAAGGACATCCCGGTGGCAAATCTCGCTGCTGCCCTGCGGGCGGTGTGCAATGGGCGCGCATTCTTCCACCCCGAGGTTACGCGGAGGATGATGGAGCGCCTGCTGCACATCACGCGCGAGCAACGCTCAAAGCTACGACTGGAGTCGGAGGGTCTTACGCAGCGCGAGATGGAGATCCTCATTGAACTGGCTCGGGGGAGTACCGATCGGGAGATCGCGGCGAAGTTCTTCCTCGCCGAGGGAACGGTCAAGACCCACATCCGGCATATCCTCCGCAAGCTGGGGGTTCGAAACCGCACTCAGGCCGTCGCGTATGTCTTGCGCCGCGGGCTGATTCAGTAG